A single Fusobacterium hominis DNA region contains:
- a CDS encoding COG1470 family protein yields the protein MRKFIILIFLGLLSMISYSLNFSVSPTKFDIDMKQKKTYELEIVNNTGNILRITSFFEKKEGYKSLAENIIVFPKKISIKPGGKKDIRFTIRDLEKLEAGSYKNLFVIREIEPRNNNIEIVDNKDQIFNINIITEVALHINGVKK from the coding sequence ATGAGAAAATTTATAATTTTAATTTTTTTGGGATTGTTATCAATGATTTCCTATTCACTTAATTTTTCTGTTTCACCTACAAAATTTGATATTGATATGAAGCAGAAAAAAACATATGAACTTGAAATTGTAAATAATACAGGGAATATTTTAAGGATAACAAGTTTTTTTGAGAAAAAAGAGGGATATAAATCACTAGCAGAGAATATAATCGTATTTCCCAAAAAAATTTCAATAAAGCCAGGTGGGAAAAAAGATATAAGATTTACAATTAGAGATTTAGAGAAGTTAGAAGCTGGAAGTTATAAAAATTTATTTGTTATAAGAGAAATTGAACCACGAAATAATAATATAGAAATTGTAGATAATAAAGATCAAATCTTTAATATAAATATAATAACAGAAGTAGCACTTCATATTAATGGAGTGAAAAAATAA
- a CDS encoding DUF4402 domain-containing protein: protein MKKSLLVFCFVTMALGVFAEGDNVEDVEVTAQVVPKLDITTEAVEFGTVVANTDNNKPEKLGKIIIKGTGHEQKMKIKFADASGSNWTENPNDLKIQLVNKEHSENKLTYTPELIKEKGGFKSEDGNTTMNITGTLKVPENAVVGNYSGVLKVKVWYDEI from the coding sequence ATGAAAAAAAGTTTGTTAGTATTTTGTTTTGTTACTATGGCATTAGGAGTTTTTGCAGAAGGTGATAATGTAGAAGATGTAGAAGTTACAGCTCAAGTTGTCCCTAAATTAGATATAACAACAGAGGCAGTAGAGTTTGGAACAGTTGTTGCTAATACTGATAACAATAAACCAGAAAAATTAGGAAAAATAATAATTAAAGGAACTGGGCATGAACAAAAAATGAAAATAAAGTTTGCTGATGCAAGTGGATCTAATTGGACAGAAAATCCAAATGATTTGAAAATTCAATTAGTAAATAAAGAGCATTCAGAAAACAAATTAACATATACTCCGGAATTAATTAAAGAAAAAGGAGGATTTAAAAGTGAGGATGGAAATACAACAATGAATATAACAGGCACTTTAAAAGTTCCAGAAAATGCTGTCGTAGGTAATTATAGTGGTGTACTAAAAGTTAAAGTTTGGTATGATGAGATTTAA